AGTTCCTGATGAGGTTCACGCATTCCGGCGAGTCCACGACGTATTCCGGCGTCATGAGGGAGTCCTTTGGGCAGGCGGGATCGGTTGCCACACAGATATGTGTCATGATTACTAATCTTGGGTGCTTAATTATGTACCAGATTATAATTGGTAAGCTccaattaaaaattcatattaCTCACATACGTCGTCGAGCTTGGTACAAAATTAGAAGGatgattattttcttttgtttttcagggGATGTTCTATCTGGAAATGGGGCTGCCGGAGTAGGGCATTCCGGTGTTCTGCAAGAGTGGTTTGGAGTCCATTGGTGGAACTCACGTGAAATTGCCCTCCTATTCACGCTTATTTTCATCTTCCTGCCACTGGTTTTGTTAAGGCGAGTAGGTTAGTAAATTCACAAAAGTAAACCAACCCTTTTGTGCTAAATTTAAAACTTTTACTGCGTGAAATGATAAATCTCTAtactttttagggtttttttggctaattttttaatatttaattggtGTTTTGCAGAGTCTCTGAGGTTCAGTTCAGCCATATCAATTCTTCTTGCTGTGGTTTTTGTTGGCATAAGTTCTGCCATGGCGATCTATGCAATCTTTGAAGGGAAAGTCAACACCCCAAGATTGTTACCAAGCTTGGGCAAACAAACCTCCTTCTTTGACCTTTTCACTGCTGTTCCAGTCATTGTTACAGCCTTCACTTTTCACTTCAACGGTAAGAAATGCACATTTTTAGGAATCGAACAGTTTACGATGTAGAACATATGGCGTAATGGATCAAAGAGAGTTTAGAGTCCAAACAATGTCAGCTTGAATCGGGATACGAAGCCAGGAATTTTCACATAAGTAGgctataatttttcttttttccgttTAAAGAACTGTTGTGTGGTGCAACGGAAAGGTTGCTCCTTTGGGACTGAAAGGTCGCAGATTCGAGTTGTGGAAATAGTCTCTTTGTAAAGTAAGGGTAAGGCTACGTACAATAGAAGTTCCCCCACGACCCTCGCAAAGGAGCAACCTTGTGGTGAAATGGACTAATTTTATATCGGATTTAGGGTATGCTAGTTTCCGCTAAATAGGGTTAACTTCCTAAGAACTATCACTAGTAACCTAATTTTCTAAACACATTTGTGCCCGAGTTTAAGGGTGGCTCCGCCCTTGTATGAGCTTACGCATGTCAAGCTGCTCTTCAATCCATTCTACCATCTGTTCTACATCAATTTACTATTGTCATCTCAAACTTTGTAACCATTGCCTACTCTGATTGACTTCATGCAGTTCACCCAATTGGCTTCGAGCTTGGTAAGCCGTCTGATATGATATCAGCGGTCAGGATTTCACTGGTGCTCTGTGCAGCCATCTACTTCTCCATTGGACTGTTTGGGTACCTTTTGTTTGGGGATGCAATCGTGGCTGACATACTTGTGAATTTTGACAGAAGCTCAGATTCAGCAATGGGGGCAGTGCTGAATGATGCGGTTAGATTAAGCTATGCCCTCCATCTGATGTTGGTTTTTCCTCTCTTGAACTTTTCTCTGAGGGTAAATTTGGATGAACTGCTTTTCCCTCAAAAGCCGCTTTTGGCCGCAGATAGTAGGAGATTTGTGCTCCTCACTCTTGGCCTGCTGGTTTTCTCTTACCTGGCTGCGATTGCCTTCCCAAACATTTGGTacatttttcagtttttgggATCAACTTCTGCTGTCTGCCTTGCCTTCATTTTCCCTGGTGCGATTGTTCTACGGTACTCTCTCTATGCTTTTCATTTTATTAAACAATTGtcgtttatgaaatttaaactcagGCCTTGTGTAGGACTCCTAGAAGAACTAAAAGCACTTACCAAATCTTTTTTGGCTATGATTGATTGAAAAACTTGAAAAGTGTTGATGGGTCATTGAACAAGAATCAACTACTTTTACAGGAAGCATgtgaaattttaataaaaattttcaacgTGTTTATGACAAAAGCGCTTATGAGCATAAGTGatttttgtagtagtataatcGGCCCTCAGTCCCCAACAAGTTCAGATTAGGCGCCGTCAGACCAACTAGTGATATGTACTATCTTCATGTTCAAAAGAATGCTGAACTTGACATTCTTTTCTATTTGTGCAAATTGCAGGGATGTACATGGCATATCTACAGGAAAGGACAGGATCATGGCAACTGTGATGGTAGTCCTGGCAGTTGTAACAAGTGCAGTTGCCATTTCCACCAATGTATATAACTTTTTTGGGAACAAGTCCTAGttgattttcctttttcctatTTTCCCCATTGTTGTTATACTTGGAATTAACGAAAGACTTGCCACAAAACCAAACGCAGTGGCGTTATAAAATTCATACAGCCtacccacttagtgggataaggctttgttgttgcaGCGATGTAGTTGAGCTGGCTTGTATTTTTGTGTATTATTCGTAGTGTTGCTTCTATAGAGTTCAAAGACATTCTCTATGTTTGTACCAAAAATGGATACAATTATTCTGGTAAAATTATTTACCAACTTTTGAAGAATCCGCCAAATCCCGGCATTTTACAGAGTTACTTTCATCGTCTATTGTTTGAGTATGCAACGTTTTCTGATCTCGAAACAGGGTTGTGCACTGGTGAAACATCCGGCGATCATTCAAATGAGTTAAAGCCAACTTTCTGAATTCAAAAACTCTATTTATTACATTTATAGGGAGAAAAAAGAAGGATACAGAGTATACACATCTATTTTTACAAATCGAAACATGGCGTTTTAGAGGTTGTGATGCAGTCGGTAATTGGAGATTAAGAGTTTAAAGACCTTGAAACATCTGCGGTTGGAAAATCGTACCTCAGATCTTGGAATCTTCTGAGTAAGCTTGACTTGTATTTCTCAATTTCAGCATTCTCCAGGGAATCCGGGCTAGATCTGATAACCGAGATTGCCCCAGCCTGGTGTAAAGCTCCAAGAGCTTTATCTGATGTTACAGAAGATAGATTAGACAACCAAAAGAGATAAGAAAGAACTGATtacgggctggtttggtattgctgtgctttgaaaaaaaaaactgcttctgttgtgctgtgagaataagctcatttttgctgcttgacgttttcagctttttttcacccaaaactatgaaataagctgtttttaagtgtttaccaaacaccattttgagctcagcttttttCTATACCCACTTTTATAAAAgaacctcagtaccaaaccagtactacgATAGAACGACTCTAGCATGTTTTCAGGGACATCTAAAATGCTTAGCATTTTTGCTTTCTAAACACTTCTATCGCATAATCTCCCAACAACTGTCTAAACATAACTGTCAGATCTTTTATCACCGCAATTATCAAATGTGCATACGCTTGCCGGTGTGTTACTCAACAGCTATATTGTTTCACAATATGAATGTAGGGTACAGATAAGATATGCTTCATAAATCTAGAGGTTTTAGGCTACGATATGCTGGAATCCTATCCTTCCATTCAGTACTAGCGATGTATGATGGCGGTTATCTTTAACATCCCCTAACTTTCAGTTGATACGCGCCTTTTCTAAAAGTGGAACAAAGTAGGGATAGACATAGGTGCACGGGGTACTAACTGCAATGTAAATTTCTAACCTGAAGGTGACAGAGCAGAAAGAgctttcaaagcctcctttcTTGTGCGGTCATCTTTAGCACCGCCCAACATATTCACCAGCTCTCGAGCACCACCCATCTCCACTATTTTCATCCTCCTTTCATctgtaaatcaaaacaaacgAACCCTCAGTTTCATGCGCTACCCATTCAAAAACCTCGATACAAAAgtaaacataaaaatttacaaCCCGATTTGGAGATCAAAGAAATGATCACCTATAACATGATGCAGCTCAAAGACAATGCAGTTTCATAAAACGACTACATCCAACCAGGCAACGGATATATTGAATGAACGAATTTCCTCGAAATGAAATGCTGACACAACGGAAAATAGAGCTACGAGAGTTACCATCAACCGCAAACTGAGCTAATCGAGAAGCCCCCATTCTCTTAAACAACGGATCCTTGACTGTCAACAACGACACGGACTGTTGCAACAAAGTATCACCTGGAAATGTAGTAAAATTCAAGAGCAATGTCAGGTGAAACCCGAAAATCGAAACCGCATAACAGGCAATTCTCattatttcataaattaattaagATGAATTAGCTAAAGATTAGAAACCCATATAAGGCATTATGTTGTAAGCTACGCAAGTTGCAGTCCCAGCAAATATCAGTTTCAACATCCACCCAATTTTTCTTTCAGCTTCCTCTTCAAGAGAGAGCTCATCTGCAATTCAATACCAGAATTcaattttccttcattttctcagcaaccaaacaacaAATTACGGAATCAAAGACAAAAGAGATGGGTAAACATTCGAATTACCTCTTCCGTTGTAAGTTGAGAAATTGCGGGAAGGCGCATTGCGCACCGGGTTTCTTGTACGGTAATACTTTGAATACTGATCACGAAATTTTCACATCACAATCGGAATAGGAGAAATTCGGACGAAGAAAAAGAGAATCGGAATGTTGGACGGAAACCAATTCGAAAAGGGAGCTTACAGTGGCGAGCTTGGATGCTAACGTGCGCATGGTGCGGATAGGTGAGTCCCCCGAAGCTCGGTGCGGCGGAACTGAAGAGCAGGTCCGTCCTTAGACGCCCGGGAAAGAGTAAAGGCCTAAGGGTCTGGGTCTGGGTCTGGTGGTTTTCTGTTATTTTTGGGTCTAAATACAGTGGCTCGTTTTACTAACcgtccaaataaaataaaattttattttctctattaattctcaaatattttaagaaatttctaaactatgaaaaaaatttgaactcaaATGCACAGAATTATTCGAACTCGAGTGCAAAAAAAGAGCATAATGTTCTGACCAAGGTCTacaatatcgatattatcccgatatttctatcgaaatttccgtgtttttggactaccaatatttccgatatcatcgatattttagaccttgataggaactctaagtggtactaagtcactcatgtatcttaccatgcaatgtataaagtgtaaaatattgtactaattcattatatataaatgattatggtgtatttaaacttctttcattaattacaacatattttttacactcacaatgtttgtcagctcgctatataatcaacttaaatcagttaaatccatcatgcaatgcatttccttccaattttttgtgataaactaataaataattgactaaataaacatcctgcaaagtttcaataaaaatttccaagtttttcttacaatttccgtggtttttattcaatttttatcaatatctataatatcctgatatttccattgaaatttccatgtttttgaactaccgatatttccgatatcatcgatattttagaccttggttcTGACCAACATAACTAAGGCTGAATtcgaaaaaacaagaaaacttaacaatttgataaagaaaattaatttgatcAAGAAAATTTGACTATATTCTTGCACGGAGCTTACAGTAACCAGGTGTATATTctccttaaaaaataaaaggctttttaaccaaaatggtctctgagatttacataactcctcactttgatccctgagatttaaaatcaataaaagtggtatCTGAGATTGTCcgccatcaatcattttggtctttccgtgaaaaattatgttaaataaggatcaaaataacaaaaattctctcaatttaacaaacaataggccaaaatgatttgacaaaaaattgagggtatttttgtcatttactctaatttaatgaagatttttcatgaaatgaccaaaatgattgatgataaACAATCTCAagaaccacttctattgatttcaaatcttaagaACCAAAGTGAGGAATTATGCAAATTTCAagaaccattttggctaaaaagccaaaaTAAAAATCCAGGTGCATATCCTCTTGTGCCAATTTAATCAAGAAAATTTGACTATTTTGTTATTATTCTCACATTctaatttataattattttttgaggtattcatcaatttcccccctgaacttgtaactattggccaatttcccccctcaactttaattttggccaattttccccctcaactctcataattagtcaatttcccccctcaactttaatttggccaatttcccccctcaactctcataattagtcaatttacaCCATACTGTTAATTCtttaatttgatcataattaaacaagtgtgtgtaagaaactaaataagatgtatgttaatcattttcctatgtctttatcctattacaaatagattaaaatttagaattttacaatttatcatagataatattattagtcataataaatcagtatggagtaattttatttgattttttactatacaaaattgataacgaaaaggattgatgtgtacatttttgtatgtgaatacaattttctttataaaagtgaAGGCTAAGTTCAAGTAAATTGTGGAGAATCGAGCTTTAATGCAAAAATGGCTagtcaattcataattttcgactccttattaagaataacacattttattgaaataggtctgatccatgagtttaggattattatttcttcttctacatgctttaaacctgattcataactttttcttataatcaacccatatcacatactaattgtattatgtttttgtacattttaccctatattatgcaggtgagtttatattaaatttagtactttgttggaagttattagaaagattgaaagaaaaaaaatgaatagatggaaaattaaaaaaaattaacagtaaaatgcaaattgactaattatgagagttgagagggaaaattggccaaattaaagttgaggggggaaattgactaattatgagagttgaggaggGAAATtgaccaaaattaaagttgagggggagGAAATTGGCCAATGATCACAAGTTCAGGGGaggaattgatgaatacctcttattttttttctaacttCGTTGCAAATTTTACACGTAGGAGAATCTGCCTCATAACCGGATGTGTCCTCTCGTGCCTGTCGCTCTGATCACGTGACTACAGATGCACAAGAGATACAACTAAAGATAGCTAAGAAGCTCTCAAGAGACAAGCTTAGCTTAAATCACAAATTGAGTTCGTTTGCAACTGAAAAACCAAAAAGGCACTGGCATAATACATCTCTGTGTCGATTACAACTGGAGCTGTTTTAGAACTGAGAATATCCATGCGAAATACAAAAATTGATGACAGAAAGAGTGAGAGAAATAAGATAAGTATAAAACTTCTGAGCTCGACGGTCGAGCTGACAAAATCTGCTGATCTTCTCGAACCCGAACTAATGACTTTGAATCCATGCTTCATCTTGGTAAATCAAATCAAGAGAAAGGCTCTATTTCCTGTCAAAGAAGTAGAGAAATCTTTAAAGTTGTTTGCGATGAAACAAAGAACGAGTTTTTGAATAAAGTTCGGACGAAATCCAGTGAACCCTCAAAGAAACTTGGTTTAAGACACGAAGAGAAGATTGACAAACCTTTTGTTCGCTTTTGGCGGGATTAGTCCTCTTTTTTCGAGGCTCTTGAACCTATCATTGACAAGGGTGCAACAACCCTTTgggggaaaaaaagaaaagcaataaGACTTTCGTTTAGTCTTATCTGAACACAAAGAATAAGAAAGTGGGAAAATTTTGGCAACAAAGAGAAGTGCAGCGTACCTTAAGCTTCCGGATGGATCCTGATATCTCTTCAGTCAAGAGGACTTGAACTGGGGCAGGCTCGAACCTGTAATAGAAGGATTATACATAGGAAGGTAAACAAACTATACTAAATGTGTGCGTGTGAGAGGGAGAGTATTGTTTAAGACATACTTATGCTTCCCCAATCGTGGGGGACATGACTTGAGTTTTTCTTGTTTAGCTACAACTCGTCGAAGATGTCTTTTATGCCTCTCCTCATCCTCTTTCGCTATTTCTTGAATGATATCTGGTAAGCTGTGACCAAAGGGCAAGGCAAATATTAGAATGTAATCTTCACCAGAGTACTGTAGAGACAAAAGTTGTGTAAGTATATTACCCATCAATTTCTTTGGAAAGCTGCTTCGCCTGTCTCGCTTCTGCTTCCTTTTTAAGCTGTTCTTTACGCCTAGCTCTCTTATTTAATACAACTGTTGTCaccctctttgtttttaaaGGCCTGCACCATGTTTTTTTCAAGCAATGTGAGCTAATGGCATTTAGTTTTGATGACCTTATAATGCATACAACAGAATATTACCAATTATCAAACAAAAATTGGGCTCACATTTTCTCGGATGCAGCATCCCCATTCTCATCCAAATTTTCTGGATTCATATTGTCATCACTGCCTTCATCTGCCTCAAGAAAATACATCTAAAAAAGTAGATTGGCAGTCTAAGATTCTCATTTATGAATATAAAAATTAGAGTAATatataaaatagaaaatactTGTCGTTATGACTCCTTGTCCATCGTGTTTTGtacttctctttttctctctttcccaAAGTTCTTGTTTCTTATCAAAACAATTGTTAAGATTCCTAGTTATATTCTTTATACCAAAAACAATTTCATTATCCAAgacaactattttttttttatgacgtGTATGTAAAGCTCTACACTAAGACCAGTGATGACTAATACATGAAAGGAACAAAAGATACTCACTTCTTCTTCGTCAACAGCCTCTCCAGGAACAGTTAGAGGAACTGGTTGAGGTCCAAGCTCTTTTTTATAGACTTTCCCCATTTCTTCTGCAACAGCATGAGCCAATGTTTCCTGGATTGACGAAAGAGGCAAAGATGAGAAAATTTTATGCCATACAAGCCAAAAGGTCTACAAACAAAAAACGTACTAGATGAGTGATATTAAAAAATTACCTGATGACTTTCAAATGTGGGATTGAATGAGGATCCTGGAGGCTCAACTTCTACAGCAGGAATAATTGATGGCTTCCTCgtcttaaaaaaattcaataaacaTATATCAACTAACAGCTATGCAATGTTAGCAAAAACAGTGTCTATTCAAACAATAACACAGCATCCTAGTGCTGCTTCGGAGTCTATATGACTCCCACATAAGATGTGATCCATGACACATCTTATTATCTATAATTATGACTTGGTGGTCAGAAGTTGCATTTTAGTGTGCTCTTCACGCATTACCAGAATTGGAATTTGAGTTACAGAaacagaaaaaaaggaaaaaaaaaccaatatgAACAATAACATGATCACATTCTTGAACTTAAACAATGAGCCTTACCTTCTTGGTTTTTTTGTTGTCATCACCTGCACAAGAGTTAAAATACAGTCAATGCAGTGCACAGAACCATGTATGAAAAGAAATAACAGCAGTAAAATAGTGGAAAGAATGCAATAGATGTTAGGGTTGAGGAAACCTGTATAGCCCCATAAGTCAGCCATGCCAGAAGATGAGACAGAACGCTGCCAGAttcaaactaaaattaataccAAATCGCTAGAACTAGATAACGTCTGCAGGTTTACATTTTATAATATAACAACTGACCTCAGGACTCCATTCAGATTCATCTATTAGTTCTGGAACCTTTTTATGTGCTTTCTTAGATTTCTTCAGAGTTGAAGAAGGCACTGGTTGTACAAATGGGTTTTTCTGTAGCATGCTCTCAACATGGAGTACTTTCTGTCTGTGCTtttcaatcttcctcttcaccGAAAGATCTGGTCAGGCCAAAGCATACAAGTTCAGTTCCATGTAAAAAAGGAAAACGATTAAGAAAACGCGAGAGCATAAAACACAAGAAAAGAACTGAACTGAACCAAACTCCATACTTATTAAAGTATATATATCAATAAGTGACCATTTGACTCACTCCAGATTTCTATACAGTTTTCAAAACCCAGATTGGATACAACAAGATTCCTTCCGAGCCATAAAACGACTCTAAACAATCAAAATTCAAGCTGAATTCTATCCAAATTAAGCAGACTCCAGAAAATCTACCACTCTAAAAATGGATTCCCATTCTCTTTCACTCCAAGCAAAATGGCCCTCATTTTCTCGGAAATACAGTTCTTCGTACATGATCAGAGTTTGTTTGACCACATGAAGCTAAAGTAAGCTCATTTAACAGAAAATGCAACAAACCAATCAAAATTTCGACATACAATAATCTGAAATTCCAATCAAACTCTTCCATTTATTCGTTCGTGTCACATCTCAATAAGTTCAACACAAAAATCATAGCTCAAAATTTTTTCTAATTTCCTACTTAGAAACCAATTAATTTAATGTCAACCAGCTCGCAACTACAGGGAAGGGGGATACATAGGGGAATTTGGCAAAAGCAAAAGCGTATGAAGGTACAAACATTGCTTCGGAGAAAGGAGGTACCTTTGGACTTGTCTTCGAAGAAGAGGGACTCGGCGGGGGCGGAGGCGAGAGAGCCGCCGGAGAGGGCGTCCTTGGTGGACTGCTCGAAGAAATCGTGGATGTCATCAGTGCTGATGTTAGCCC
This region of Malus domestica chromosome 07, GDT2T_hap1 genomic DNA includes:
- the LOC103432883 gene encoding amino acid transporter AVT6C — protein: MSPAAEAHVPLLQDRKPVRRGSVSGAVFNVSTSIIGAGIMSIPATLKVLGVIPAFVLIVIIALLADVSVEFLMRFTHSGESTTYSGVMRESFGQAGSVATQICVMITNLGCLIMYQIIIGDVLSGNGAAGVGHSGVLQEWFGVHWWNSREIALLFTLIFIFLPLVLLRRVESLRFSSAISILLAVVFVGISSAMAIYAIFEGKVNTPRLLPSLGKQTSFFDLFTAVPVIVTAFTFHFNVHPIGFELGKPSDMISAVRISLVLCAAIYFSIGLFGYLLFGDAIVADILVNFDRSSDSAMGAVLNDAVRLSYALHLMLVFPLLNFSLRVNLDELLFPQKPLLAADSRRFVLLTLGLLVFSYLAAIAFPNIWYIFQFLGSTSAVCLAFIFPGAIVLRDVHGISTGKDRIMATVMVVLAVVTSAVAISTNVYNFFGNKS
- the LOC103432884 gene encoding uncharacterized protein isoform X1, giving the protein MRTLASKLATYSKYYRTRNPVRNAPSRNFSTYNGRDELSLEEEAERKIGWMLKLIFAGTATCVAYNIMPYMGDTLLQQSVSLLTVKDPLFKRMGASRLAQFAVDDERRMKIVEMGGARELVNMLGGAKDDRTRKEALKALSALSPSADKALGALHQAGAISVIRSSPDSLENAEIEKYKSSLLRRFQDLRYDFPTADVSRSLNS
- the LOC103432884 gene encoding uncharacterized protein isoform X2; this translates as MRTLASKLATYSKYYRTRNPVRNAPSRNFSTYNGRDELSLEEEAERKIGWMLKLIFAGTATCVAYNIMPYMGDTLLQQSVSLLTVKDPLFKRMGASRLAQFAVDDERRMKIVEMGGARELVNMLGGAKDDRTRKEALKALSALSPSDKALGALHQAGAISVIRSSPDSLENAEIEKYKSSLLRRFQDLRYDFPTADVSRSLNS
- the LOC103432886 gene encoding ribosome biogenesis protein NOP53, which produces MGKKAKTSRKGKKAWRANISTDDIHDFFEQSTKDALSGGSLASAPAESLFFEDKSKDLSVKRKIEKHRQKVLHVESMLQKNPFVQPVPSSTLKKSKKAHKKVPELIDESEWSPERSVSSSGMADLWGYTGDDNKKTKKTRKPSIIPAVEVEPPGSSFNPTFESHQETLAHAVAEEMGKVYKKELGPQPVPLTVPGEAVDEEEMYFLEADEGSDDNMNPENLDENGDAASEKMPLKTKRVTTVVLNKRARRKEQLKKEAEARQAKQLSKEIDGLPDIIQEIAKEDEERHKRHLRRVVAKQEKLKSCPPRLGKHKFEPAPVQVLLTEEISGSIRKLKGCCTLVNDRFKSLEKRGLIPPKANKRK